A window from Megalobrama amblycephala isolate DHTTF-2021 linkage group LG21, ASM1881202v1, whole genome shotgun sequence encodes these proteins:
- the dvl1b gene encoding segment polarity protein dishevelled homolog DVL-1b isoform X2, with protein sequence MRERYQPSERSTGSPTLLECFGFHQRQYTKPGSLRYHRLTRAFQPIRCHPEAEPRPREFPRVNGHGKAERVVRDTAMGCDSGSMMSSELESSSFIDSEEDEDASRLSSSTEQSSSFQLMKRHKRRRRRHKVAKIDRSSSFSSITDSTMSLNIITVTLNMEKYNFLGISIVGQSNDRGDGGIYIGSIMKGGAVAADGRIEPGDMLLQVNDVNFENMSNDDAVRILREIVSKNGPISLTVAKCWDPSPRSYFTIPRAEPVRPIDPAAWISHTTALTGSYPQNEFDDLPLTVGKTDMATIVKVMQLPDSGLEIRDRMWLKITIANAVIGGDVVDWLYSRVEGFKDRRDARKYASSLLKHGYLRHTVNKITFSEQCYYTFGDLCQNMATLNLNEGSSGAGSEQDTLAPLPPPSTNPWPMGGQPFPYPPFSTAPSGFPPGYSDPCHSFHSGSAGSHHSEGSRSSSSNPSVGRSQRPKPRDNKDRKAAGSGSSESDSGNRAGGRRVERSASQLSHRSHTLSSRSHAHSRVPSHHSRTSFTYSHAPFSKYAHTSCALSERSHASSYGPPGLPPPYSLARLTPKGAISSGPPGAPPVRELGAIPPELTASRQSFQHAMGNPCEFFVDIM encoded by the exons ATGAGAGAGCGATATCAGCCTAGTGAAAGAAGCACTGGCAGCCCAACTCTCCTGGAGTGTTTCGGGTTCCACCAGAGACAATACACAAAGCCAGGCTCACTGAGATACCACCGCCTCACCAGAgccttccagccaatcagatgcCATCCTGAGGCAGAACCACGCCCACGGGAGT TCCCACGTGTGAACGGTCACGGAAAAGCCGAGCGGGTGGTGAGGGACACGGCCATGGGCTGTGACAGTGGCTCTATGATGAGCAGTGAGCTGGAGTCAAGCTCCTTCATTGACAGCGAGGAGGATGAAGATGCTAGCAG GCTGAGCAGTTCCACAGAGCAGAGCTCATCTTTTCagttaatgaagagacataAGCGAAGGCGCCGGCGACACAAAGTGGCTAAAATTGACAGG TCATCTTCCTTCAGCAGTATCACAGATTCAACCATGAGCCTCAACATCATCACAGTTACCCTCAATATGG AGAAGTATAACTTTCTCGGCATCAGTATAGTGGGCCAAAGTAACGATAGAGGAGATGGTGGCATCTACATCGGCTCTATTATGAAGGGAGGAGCGGTGGCAGCAGATGGGAGGATAGAGCCAGGCGACATGCTGCTGCAG GTAAATGATGTGAACTTTGAAAACATGAGCAATGATGATGCTGTCAGGATCCTCAGAGAGATTGTCTCAAAGAATGG TCCTATCAGTCTCACTGTTGCCAAATGCTGGGACCCTTCCCCTCGGAGTTACTTCACAATACCCAGAG cTGAGCCAGTTAGACCCATTGACCCAGCTGCATGGATTTCTCACACTACTGCACTTACAGGATCTTACCCACAAAACG AGTTTGACGATCTCCCTCTTACAGTGGGAAAAACAGACATGGCCACCATCGTAAAGGTGATGCAGCTCCCAGACTCAGGACTAGAAATAAGGGACAGAATGTGGCTGAAGATTACTATAGCTAATGCTGTAATAG GAGGTGATGTAGTAGACTGGCTATACTCACGGGTCGAAGGATTCAAAGACCGGCGGGATGCCAGGAAATACGCCAGCAGCCTGCTGAAACACGGCTATCTGAGACACACGGTCAACAAGATCACCTTCTCTGAACAGTGTTACTACACATTTGGAGATCTCTGCCAAA ATATGGCTACACTAAACTTGAATGAGGGATCAAGTGGTGCTGGTTCAGAGCAGGACACATTGGCCCCTCTCCCCCCTCCGTCTACTAACCCGTGGCCCATGGGCGGCCAGCCCTTCCCCTACCCACCCTTCTCCACAGCGCCCTCTGGTTTCCCCCCAGGATATTCCGACCCCTGCCACAGTTTCCACAGTGGCAGCGCAGGAAGTCATCACAGTGAGG GAAGTCGAAGCAGTAGTTCCAATCCTAGCGTTGGGAGGAGCCAGCGGCCCAAACCGAGGGACAACAAGGACCGCAAAGCAGCAGGCAGCGGCAGCAGCGAATCGGATTCAGGCAACAGAGCAGGTGGGAGGCGGGTTGAGCGGTCAGCCAGCCAGTTGAGCCACCGTAGCCATACGCTCTCATCCCGCAGCCACGCTCATTCCCGCGTCCCCTCCCACCACAGCCGCACATCCTTCACCTACAGCCACGCTCCCTTTTCCAAGTACGCCCACACCTCTTGTGCACTCAGCGAACGGAGTCACGCCTCCTCTTACGGACCCCCAGGCCTGCCTCCTCCCTACAGCCTTGCTAGATTGACCCCTAAGGGGGCTATCAGCAGCGGGCCCCCTGGGGCCCCACCAGTGAGGGAACTAGGGGCCATACCACCCGAACTCACCGCTAGTCGCCAGTCCTTCCAGCATGCCATGGGCAACCCTTGTGAGTTTTTTGTGGATATAATGTAA
- the dvl1b gene encoding segment polarity protein dishevelled homolog DVL-1b isoform X1, producing MRERYQPSERSTGSPTLLECFGFHQRQYTKPGSLRYHRLTRAFQPIRCHPEAEPRPREFPRVNGHGKAERVVRDTAMGCDSGSMMSSELESSSFIDSEEDEDASRLSSSTEQSSSFQLMKRHKRRRRRHKVAKIDRSSSFSSITDSTMSLNIITVTLNMGKISLPCTCTHTVCHKFITSVFSLICTEKYNFLGISIVGQSNDRGDGGIYIGSIMKGGAVAADGRIEPGDMLLQVNDVNFENMSNDDAVRILREIVSKNGPISLTVAKCWDPSPRSYFTIPRAEPVRPIDPAAWISHTTALTGSYPQNEFDDLPLTVGKTDMATIVKVMQLPDSGLEIRDRMWLKITIANAVIGGDVVDWLYSRVEGFKDRRDARKYASSLLKHGYLRHTVNKITFSEQCYYTFGDLCQNMATLNLNEGSSGAGSEQDTLAPLPPPSTNPWPMGGQPFPYPPFSTAPSGFPPGYSDPCHSFHSGSAGSHHSEGSRSSSSNPSVGRSQRPKPRDNKDRKAAGSGSSESDSGNRAGGRRVERSASQLSHRSHTLSSRSHAHSRVPSHHSRTSFTYSHAPFSKYAHTSCALSERSHASSYGPPGLPPPYSLARLTPKGAISSGPPGAPPVRELGAIPPELTASRQSFQHAMGNPCEFFVDIM from the exons ATGAGAGAGCGATATCAGCCTAGTGAAAGAAGCACTGGCAGCCCAACTCTCCTGGAGTGTTTCGGGTTCCACCAGAGACAATACACAAAGCCAGGCTCACTGAGATACCACCGCCTCACCAGAgccttccagccaatcagatgcCATCCTGAGGCAGAACCACGCCCACGGGAGT TCCCACGTGTGAACGGTCACGGAAAAGCCGAGCGGGTGGTGAGGGACACGGCCATGGGCTGTGACAGTGGCTCTATGATGAGCAGTGAGCTGGAGTCAAGCTCCTTCATTGACAGCGAGGAGGATGAAGATGCTAGCAG GCTGAGCAGTTCCACAGAGCAGAGCTCATCTTTTCagttaatgaagagacataAGCGAAGGCGCCGGCGACACAAAGTGGCTAAAATTGACAGG TCATCTTCCTTCAGCAGTATCACAGATTCAACCATGAGCCTCAACATCATCACAGTTACCCTCAATATGGGTAAGATCAGCTTGCCTTGTACATGTACACATACAGTATGTCACAAATTCATCACTTCCGTGTTCTCTCTCATTTGCACAGAGAAGTATAACTTTCTCGGCATCAGTATAGTGGGCCAAAGTAACGATAGAGGAGATGGTGGCATCTACATCGGCTCTATTATGAAGGGAGGAGCGGTGGCAGCAGATGGGAGGATAGAGCCAGGCGACATGCTGCTGCAG GTAAATGATGTGAACTTTGAAAACATGAGCAATGATGATGCTGTCAGGATCCTCAGAGAGATTGTCTCAAAGAATGG TCCTATCAGTCTCACTGTTGCCAAATGCTGGGACCCTTCCCCTCGGAGTTACTTCACAATACCCAGAG cTGAGCCAGTTAGACCCATTGACCCAGCTGCATGGATTTCTCACACTACTGCACTTACAGGATCTTACCCACAAAACG AGTTTGACGATCTCCCTCTTACAGTGGGAAAAACAGACATGGCCACCATCGTAAAGGTGATGCAGCTCCCAGACTCAGGACTAGAAATAAGGGACAGAATGTGGCTGAAGATTACTATAGCTAATGCTGTAATAG GAGGTGATGTAGTAGACTGGCTATACTCACGGGTCGAAGGATTCAAAGACCGGCGGGATGCCAGGAAATACGCCAGCAGCCTGCTGAAACACGGCTATCTGAGACACACGGTCAACAAGATCACCTTCTCTGAACAGTGTTACTACACATTTGGAGATCTCTGCCAAA ATATGGCTACACTAAACTTGAATGAGGGATCAAGTGGTGCTGGTTCAGAGCAGGACACATTGGCCCCTCTCCCCCCTCCGTCTACTAACCCGTGGCCCATGGGCGGCCAGCCCTTCCCCTACCCACCCTTCTCCACAGCGCCCTCTGGTTTCCCCCCAGGATATTCCGACCCCTGCCACAGTTTCCACAGTGGCAGCGCAGGAAGTCATCACAGTGAGG GAAGTCGAAGCAGTAGTTCCAATCCTAGCGTTGGGAGGAGCCAGCGGCCCAAACCGAGGGACAACAAGGACCGCAAAGCAGCAGGCAGCGGCAGCAGCGAATCGGATTCAGGCAACAGAGCAGGTGGGAGGCGGGTTGAGCGGTCAGCCAGCCAGTTGAGCCACCGTAGCCATACGCTCTCATCCCGCAGCCACGCTCATTCCCGCGTCCCCTCCCACCACAGCCGCACATCCTTCACCTACAGCCACGCTCCCTTTTCCAAGTACGCCCACACCTCTTGTGCACTCAGCGAACGGAGTCACGCCTCCTCTTACGGACCCCCAGGCCTGCCTCCTCCCTACAGCCTTGCTAGATTGACCCCTAAGGGGGCTATCAGCAGCGGGCCCCCTGGGGCCCCACCAGTGAGGGAACTAGGGGCCATACCACCCGAACTCACCGCTAGTCGCCAGTCCTTCCAGCATGCCATGGGCAACCCTTGTGAGTTTTTTGTGGATATAATGTAA